A single Ketogulonicigenium vulgare WSH-001 DNA region contains:
- the cysD gene encoding sulfate adenylyltransferase subunit CysD has product MTHAQDTAVKPKAETLSAVQLTHLQRLEAESIHIMREVVATAENPVMLYSIGKDSSVLLHLARKAFYPAPPPFPLLHVDTTWKFRAMYDMREAAAAKAGMTLLVHQNPEAKAKGINPFEHGGLHTDMWKTEGLKQALDHYKFDVAFGGARRDEEKSRAKERVFSFRTAQHRWEPKAQRPELWNLYNTQKKKGESIRVFPISNWTELDIWQYIQLEQIDLVPLYFSAPRPTVERDGMLLMIDDERFQFREGEEVVERSIRFRTLGCYPLTGAVESTAATLSEVIQEMLLTTTSERQGRAIDHDQSASMEKKKQEGYF; this is encoded by the coding sequence CATGCCCAAGATACTGCCGTCAAACCTAAAGCTGAAACTTTATCTGCCGTCCAATTAACCCACCTGCAACGATTGGAAGCCGAAAGCATCCATATCATGCGCGAAGTGGTTGCGACGGCAGAAAACCCCGTGATGCTGTATTCAATCGGCAAGGATTCGTCGGTTTTACTGCATTTGGCGCGCAAAGCCTTTTATCCCGCGCCGCCGCCTTTCCCGCTATTGCATGTTGATACGACGTGGAAGTTCCGCGCCATGTATGACATGCGCGAAGCCGCTGCCGCCAAGGCGGGGATGACCCTGTTGGTGCATCAAAACCCCGAGGCGAAGGCCAAAGGCATTAACCCTTTTGAACATGGCGGCCTGCATACCGACATGTGGAAGACCGAAGGGCTAAAGCAGGCGCTGGATCATTATAAATTCGACGTTGCATTCGGCGGCGCGCGCCGCGACGAGGAAAAGTCCCGCGCGAAAGAGCGTGTTTTTTCTTTCCGCACCGCACAGCACCGCTGGGAGCCAAAGGCGCAGCGGCCCGAGCTGTGGAACCTTTATAATACCCAAAAGAAGAAGGGCGAATCGATCCGCGTCTTTCCGATCTCGAACTGGACCGAGCTTGATATCTGGCAATATATCCAGCTCGAGCAGATCGACCTTGTGCCGCTGTACTTCTCGGCGCCGCGCCCGACGGTCGAGCGCGACGGTATGCTGCTGATGATCGACGATGAACGTTTCCAGTTCCGCGAAGGCGAGGAAGTGGTCGAGCGTTCGATCCGGTTCCGCACCTTGGGATGCTATCCGCTGACCGGAGCAGTAGAATCGACGGCGGCTACGCTCTCCGAGGTCATTCAGGAAATGCTGCTGACCACGACATCGGAACGGCAGGGACGGGCGATTGACCATGACCAATCCGCCTCGATGGAGAAGAAGAAGCAAGAGGGTTACTTCTGA